The Gossypium hirsutum isolate 1008001.06 chromosome A13, Gossypium_hirsutum_v2.1, whole genome shotgun sequence nucleotide sequence agcagtactaaaatacaatttcatacctaaagcatcttgcaatttcttccaaaacctcaaagtgaaactcggatctctatctgacacaatagatagtggcaccccgtgcaatctcacaattttagAAATGTATAATTTAGCTAACTTATCAATTAAGTAATCTGTTCGAACCGGAACGAAAtgggctgatttcgtcaatctatcaattacaacccaaattacATCCTtttttctcggagataggggtaaacccgaaATAAAATCCATCGTCACTCTATCCTGTTTCTACTCgggaatcataattggttgtaacaaagcagatggcacctgatgttcagctttaacttgctgacatatcaaacatttcgaaacaaagtcagaaatatctctttcattccaggccaccagtatagttgtttcaaatcattatacatttttgcacttctcggatgaacagataaaaGACTATTGtaagcttcgttcaaaatcatttgaatcaactctggatttctcagaacacaaatccGATCTCAAAATCTCAAGCAATCATTAtcatcaactctaaattctgaatcagaattcaaTTCACACTGATCTCGTTTTgatattatctcattatcaactctCTGGGCATTACAAATCTGTTGTAAAAAAAGGGTCTCGCTTTCAATTAGGCTAAAACTGatccatcatcagacagaactaaatgTGTGTTTATCGTACGTAGCGCAAATAATGAtttctgactcaaagcatcagcaacagcATTTACTTTtcctggatggtaatcaataactagctcgtagtcttttaatagttctagccatcttctctgtcacagattcaaatctttctgagtcatcaaatatttcaggcttttataatttgaaaagatgtgaaatttctcatcaaacagatagtgacgccaaatcttcaaagcgaacACAATCCCAGCTAATTAAAGGTcttgtgtcggataattcttttcatgctgctttaattgtctcgaggaataggctataactttgccttcctgcatcaaaacgcaTCCCAGTCCGTtgaatgaagcatcactatatatcacaaattctttaccggatTTTGGTTGTTTcaacactagagcttcagtcaatagggctttcaactgatcgaaacttttctgacatttatcTAACCACttaaactttacatctttctataataatCTCATCAACGGATTTGTAATCATtaaaaagccttttacaaaccgtctaaaATAACCAGCCAGTCTTAGAAAACTAcagactttagaaacatttctcggaggcttccaatataaaatagaaaaaattttgctcgaatcaactcgtataccagatgctgatacaatatggcccagaaaactgacttcgtgcaaccagaattcacattcaCTGAACTTCGCTTATAactgcttatcacgcaaagtctgtaacaatattctcaaatgcttgacatgttcaatttcatcacacgaataaataaaaatgtcatcaatgaatatgaaaacaaatagatctaaatatgatctaaaaattatgttcattaaatccataaaatagcaggagcattcgttaatcCGAAAGGTATAACTAAAAACTCCTAATGCctgtacctcgttcggaaagcagttttcggaatgtttgaatcttttactcgtaactgatagcatcttgatctcagatctatctttgaaaatatagaagctcctttcaactgatcgaacaaatcaacAATTCACGGtagaggatacttgttcttaatagtcactttATTTAACTgatgataatcaatgcacattctcatcgtgccatctttcttttcacaaacagaacagaaGCATCCCAGGGAGAAAAGCTCGATCGTGGGAATCTtttatcggtcaactcttgcaactgagacttcaattctttcaattctatcggagccatcctatacgaaaCTATTGAGATTGGGGTCATCCCCagcactaactcaatgccaaactcaacttctcgaatcggaggtaatcccggaagttctttaggaaacacgttaggaaactcacaaacaacaggcactgattctaTTTTCCTTTATGTCAATTTCGTATCAAATCACATACGcgaaataagcttcacatccctttttcacataattcaaaGCTTTCATCAAAGATATCACAACTAGTATCCCATTCAAATCACTGGATTCAATTTGGActatctcatcattctgacttttcaattcaatagttttccgtttgcaattcacaataacattatgcaatgtcaaccaatccatactcagaattatatcaaacttgtCAATGGGTAACAGtatcagattagccagaaaacaaaCATCAACAGACAACTcttgcatactttgtcaactaaaacTCTCtagcctaaggggtttgatactctattATAAATTCAATAGACTccataggtaaagtcttactggatactaaatttatGCATacatacgaatgtgttgatctcGGATCTATCAAtgtaatcacagaagtatcataaagagtaaatgtacaagtaatcacatctggagatgaatcttcctcacgagctcagatagcataagctctggcaagTACTCTAGCCTCAGATCGAATAGCTGTATCTTTAGTAGCTCTTCGGCTACCGCTCACATTTCCTGTATTTCTAGGAGGCCTGCCTCTAGCTGAAGTGCCACTCGGCCTCGGATTCTGTACAATTTATTGTTCAATAGACTCGGGGCAATCTTGACTAAAGTtatctaaagatccacatttaaaacaagctcgatCATTTAATCTACAGCTACCGGGATGTCATTTACCGTAATATTTGCACTGAGGTGGATTACATCTAATGTTACCAATACTAGCCACTGAGCTAGCTTTCgaactcacaggtggtctatctCGATCACGTCTAGAATAACCCGCAGTAGCCATTGAACAGCTAAAATcctctcagaatttctttgatgtggactgaaatgacttactcgatgatctttttaaTACCTCTTTAGCTTCTGagtaagcttttcttttctctttacttaattcttcctCTTTACACtctcgttcaacaagcaccacCATCTCTTTTATCtccagaatcccgactaacaagcGGCTATCTTCATTTAAGCCATCTttaaaccttttacacattattgctttaGTCGAGACACATTCTCGTACATACTAgttcaatctcacaaattctcgctcatattctgtaacagacatacgaccctgttttagctcaaaaaactctttgcgtttctgatctataaatctctgactgatgtactttttcctaaacttaGTCTGAAAGAACTCCTAATTAACTATTTCTTTTGGAACCACAGatatcaacgttttccaccaacggtacgccgtatctctcaggAGTGATACAACACTTTTAAGACGTTCGTCCGGGGTACATGATATTTCATCAAACATTCGGATtgaattctcgagccaaaactcagctctcttagcatcatcatcagtagtagcatgaaactcttcagccccatattttctaattttatcaaccggaggcttactCGACTGAATCAGATTCATAGCTTATGGCATGACAGGGACTTGTGAAGGATTAGgcgggggtgaaggttgtggcacagccggattagttctaatatactgagtgaaccaatcattcatcatttggtaaaaggcttgcttagcctctccctcgtggctactcgaaacaagtctagaatcagattgcactgccccttgagtgggagcgggtgcattacttttACCATCGTTAGCTACGACTCAATCGGGATCCATtggctatataaaaacacatttttaactgtcaagaataatcacactatcgcagtttatataAATGGCATTTATAGTTAGACCCTATTACactacgttagtcttagaatcgactaaactgtagctctgataccaataaaatgaacaccccttgtaacaccccaaacccgagaccgtcaccggagtcgaacacgaggtgttaacagacttttaaaaaaaatttccagacactgccaatctgcgtaatagtcgctttaaaaatcatatcttgagttcagaaactcggaatccagttccgtaaattttccctgaaactagactcatatacccatctacatatttttttatagaatttttggtcaggccaattagtacagtttattagtcaaagtctcccatgttacagggatcgactaccctgacctttgcgcatgacgacttggatatctccctatacagggcttcaatactgatgccgtttgtttctatagaaactagactcagagaggaatctatacatatatggattgactcctaatgtctctggttaatttgtaatgaatttccaaagtcggaacaggaaatccagaaaccgttctggccctgtctcacgagaacctgaatatctcttaacatactgtccgtatgattgtttcgttactttcctatgaaaatagattcatcaaggttcgtttacataattcattcactatttaattccattcctactattttagtgattttccaaatctacatcactgctgctgtcagcatctgcctttaaggtagactttacctatttcatggtttccatgattcaactagccctttttgcataaatagcacaatttatgatagtgattaaccattcccatggccaatccttgtcaagcatatccacaccaaatgattataacattatactcaaacacatataagccattttcgcatggctatccaaaattatacaagtccaaagggtccacgacccacaacaaacgggtagtcctatacatgccattttgaagttcaaccaaaattgtaccaaaagggggggggctttgatagtgtgggcgactttgNNNNNNNNNNNNNNNNNNNNNNNNNNNNNNNNNNNNNNNNNNNNNNNNNNNNNNNNNNNNNNNNNNNNNNNNNNNNNNNNNNNNNNNNNNNNNNNNNNNNNNNNNNNNNNNNNNNNNNNNNNNNNNNNNNNNNNNNNNNNNNNNNNNNNNNNNNNNNNNNNNNNNNNNNNNNNNNNNNNNNNNNNNNNNNNNNNNNNNNNNNNNNNNNNNNNNNNNNNNNNNNNNNNNNNNNNNNNNNNNNNNNNNNNNNNNNNNNNNNNNNNNNNNNNNNNNNNNNNNNNNNNNNNNNNNNNNNNNNNNNNNNNNNNNNNNNNNNNNNNNNNNNNNNNNNNNNNNNNNNNNNNNNNNNNNNNNNNNNNNNNNNNNNNNNNNNNNNNNNNNNNNNNNNNNNNNNNNNNNNNNNNNNNNNNNNNNNNNNNNNNNNNNNNNNNNNNNNNNNNNNNNNNNNNNNNNNNNNNNNNNNNNNNNNNNNNNNNNNNNNNNNNNNNNNNNNNNNNNNNCATCGAGATTATTGCAGATTTGCTGTTGAAATTAATTGAACATGTCACTCCTGATGAAGTTACTCTCGTTGGATATTCTATGGAGCAAGGATCGCATTGTACATGGCGCTGAAATTCAGTGATAAGGTAAATTTATGGAGTATGAGATAGCGGTAGTCTCTGGAgtaaattattatatttgcatTATTGAAGGCAAACCTTTTCAGATTGAAGGGGCTGTTATATTATCGGGAAGTCCTGGACTAGAAGATGCAGTGGCAAGAAAAATTCGTAGGGCGAAAGATGACTCTAAAGCTCGTTCTATCGTTACACATGGTTTACAGCTCTTCCTAAACACCTGGTATTCTGGAGGCTTGTGGAAGAGGTGTTTTTCTTGTCTCTGTTCTCAGcttttgataattatattaaaagtGCTTTGCTAGTGTGCTGTTCTTCACCTCTTTGCTGATATCCATTGAACAGCTTGAGGAGCCATCCCTATTTTAATCATATTGTTGTTAGACGGTCGGTGCATGATGACTTGCAAGGTCTCGCGAAAGTCTTGTCTGGTTTAAGCCCTGGAAGACAGCCGTAAGCCCTTTCatttacttatttgtttattttttgctATTTCGTTTTTGgttagatttttattttgttaatagtCCCAACCCATGTTTTATTTTTGCCCTGGATGACAGCCGCAAGCCTttcatttacttttatttgtttattttttgctTTTTCATTTTGGTTAAGAGTTTTAGTTTGTTAATAGTCCCAacccatgttttatttttgaaagcaAAGGCTTTTATTGAAGTTTTAATGCAAAGTGCATGACTGCATGGTAAAACAATGGAAGAGCCATGCATCAGTTCTGATTTCTGACATAGATTATCTACCTTGAAGGCCATTAAGTGGTTGAACTTGTAAATGCATGCTCCCATTTTAAcatgttttttcaatttattatacAGATCATTATGGGAAGACTTGAAACATTGCAAAGTGCCTCTTATGCTCGTAGTTGGggagaaagatgagaaattcaaAAGGGTGGCTCAGAAAATGTGGCATGAAATCGGGCATGATAGAGATGATGCAGTGAGCAAGCTCCATCAGATGGTTGTGGTGCCCAGCTGCGGGCATGCTGTTCATTTAGAGAACCCTCTTCCCATCATCCGATTAGTGAGACAATTTATGACCAGTTTAAGAAGTGTTAAGTTACAAGAAAAGGGAATGTTAGAGATTTGTTGATTTATAATCAATGACAAAGATACCATCTCCAGAATCTCCCAAATGATTCATCTGTAATACTTGAATTATAAGATTGTATACATTCACAATATGTAAGTtgttaatgtatttaattaagtTGAATAGGACAAAAGTCAAATCCTCATTTTAGATAGAAATCCAGGCCAAGAAACATATTTATTGCATCCTTCAAATGTCAAGCTCAAAGTTAAAAAGCAAACGAAGAATCAGAATCCATTCCCATGGTATCATATCTTAAGCCTCACAGAAGATGCCATTTTCAACAGTACAGTTTTTCAAATAGTGCAAATCAAGcccattatataatttttaaaatatagtggTCGAAGATGTCATATTTCTTTCCCAGCAGATACAATGTAACAAATTAGATCCAATACCCTAAACAGGAACATTGTGGCCATTCATTTTAAAGGGTAAATCAGCACTTCCAACCTGAAAAATTCACTCATCCCAACGTCAAACAAGTAGCATTGACACAAGAGACGGGTTACTTTCAAGGATGCAA carries:
- the LOC121212709 gene encoding protein PHYLLO, chloroplastic, whose product is MALKFSDKIEGAVILSGSPGLEDAVARKIRRAKDDSKARSIVTHGLQLFLNTWYSGGLWKSLRSHPYFNHIVVRRSVHDDLQGLAKVLSGLSPGRQPSLWEDLKHCKVPLMLVVGEKDEKFKRVAQKMWHEIGHDRDDAVSKLHQMVVVPSCGHAVHLENPLPIIRLVRQFMTSLRSVKLQEKGMLEIC